One Pontibacillus yanchengensis DNA window includes the following coding sequences:
- a CDS encoding DAK2 domain-containing protein, protein MTTRTLDGATFAKMVLSGAHHLTNNAKMIDALNVFPVPDGDTGTNMNLSMTSGADEVRNVQDDHAGVVAKSLAKGLLMGARGNSGVILSQLFRGFSKAIEDKSTITTQDFAEAMNSGVKTAYKAVMKPVEGTILTVAKDSAEAAQKAAEQHEDMIDFMEEVITEAKASLKRTPELLPVLKEVGVVDSGGQGLVTIYEGFLANLKGEKLPELGESASRMEEMVNAEHHKLAQDFMNTEDIEFGYCTEFMVRFEDDKLKDNPFDEDAFRNELGEMGDSLLVVSDEDLVKVHVHVEHPGEALTLGQRFGTLINMKIENMREQHTSIVGDKQQAKETSQEKAEFGIVTVAMGSGIKEMFESLGATVVIEGGQTMNPSTQDITEAIKAAHAKKVIILPNNKNILMAADQAADLADDEVVVVPTKTVPQGMSALLAFNPEAEISQNQSSMKDAAKAVKTGQLTYAVRDTQIDGMTIEEGNFMGILEGKISSTHADKLECAQQLLKDMIDEEEDEILTILQGEDATQQEVEALETFLEETFEDLEIEIHNGNQPIYSFIFSVE, encoded by the coding sequence GTGACGACACGAACGTTAGATGGAGCAACTTTCGCAAAAATGGTACTCTCAGGAGCTCACCATTTAACGAATAATGCAAAAATGATCGACGCTCTTAATGTATTCCCAGTACCAGATGGAGACACGGGAACAAACATGAATTTATCTATGACATCAGGTGCAGATGAAGTACGAAATGTACAAGATGACCATGCAGGTGTTGTAGCGAAAAGCCTTGCTAAAGGATTATTGATGGGAGCGAGAGGGAATTCAGGAGTGATTCTCTCTCAGCTTTTTAGAGGATTTTCAAAAGCAATTGAGGACAAATCAACCATTACCACACAAGATTTTGCAGAGGCTATGAATTCAGGCGTTAAGACAGCCTATAAAGCCGTAATGAAGCCAGTTGAAGGAACAATCCTAACAGTAGCTAAAGATTCAGCAGAAGCTGCTCAGAAGGCTGCAGAACAACATGAAGATATGATTGATTTCATGGAAGAGGTTATAACGGAGGCGAAAGCATCTTTAAAGCGAACTCCTGAATTACTTCCAGTGCTTAAGGAAGTTGGAGTAGTGGATAGTGGTGGACAAGGTTTAGTAACAATTTATGAAGGTTTTTTAGCTAATTTAAAGGGTGAAAAATTACCTGAATTAGGCGAATCTGCTTCTCGCATGGAAGAGATGGTAAATGCAGAACATCATAAATTGGCACAGGATTTCATGAATACAGAAGATATTGAATTTGGTTATTGTACAGAGTTCATGGTTCGATTTGAGGACGATAAACTTAAAGATAACCCATTTGATGAAGATGCCTTTCGTAATGAATTAGGTGAAATGGGTGATTCGTTACTTGTTGTGTCTGATGAGGATCTTGTAAAGGTGCACGTACACGTAGAGCATCCAGGGGAAGCGCTTACTCTTGGTCAACGCTTCGGTACCCTGATTAATATGAAGATAGAAAATATGCGTGAACAACACACCTCTATTGTAGGTGATAAACAACAGGCAAAAGAAACGAGTCAAGAGAAAGCTGAATTCGGTATCGTAACTGTTGCCATGGGCTCTGGAATTAAAGAGATGTTTGAAAGTCTTGGTGCAACTGTTGTAATCGAAGGTGGACAAACCATGAATCCTAGTACACAGGATATTACAGAAGCCATCAAAGCTGCTCATGCAAAGAAAGTAATTATCTTACCAAATAATAAAAATATATTAATGGCAGCAGATCAAGCAGCAGACTTAGCAGACGATGAAGTAGTAGTAGTTCCAACGAAGACAGTACCACAAGGAATGAGTGCTCTGTTAGCATTTAATCCTGAGGCAGAAATTAGTCAAAATCAGTCCAGTATGAAAGATGCGGCAAAAGCTGTTAAAACAGGTCAACTTACCTATGCTGTTCGAGACACACAAATTGATGGCATGACAATTGAGGAAGGGAACTTCATGGGGATACTTGAAGGAAAAATCTCTTCAACACATGCGGATAAATTAGAATGTGCTCAGCAACTTTTAAAGGATATGATTGATGAAGAAGAAGATGAAATACTAACGATTCTTCAAGGAGAAGATGCGACTCAACAAGAAGTAGAAGCATTGGAAACTTTCTTAGAAGAAACGTTTGAAGATTTAGAGATAGAGATTCACAATGGCAATCAGCCTATCTATTCATTCATCTTTTCAGTTGAATAA
- a CDS encoding Asp23/Gls24 family envelope stress response protein produces the protein MSIDLNTNYGHVTITNDVIATVAGGAAVECYGIVGMASKNQLKDGIAEILRKENFSRGVIVRQEEDQVHIDMYIIVSYGTKISEVAHNVQSQVKYTLNKTVGLSVDSVNIYIQGVRVANE, from the coding sequence ATGTCCATCGATTTAAATACAAATTACGGTCATGTAACGATTACCAATGATGTGATAGCAACGGTTGCAGGAGGAGCTGCAGTTGAATGCTATGGAATTGTAGGTATGGCGTCAAAGAATCAACTAAAAGACGGTATTGCAGAAATACTACGCAAGGAAAACTTCTCACGAGGTGTCATAGTTCGCCAAGAGGAAGATCAAGTGCATATTGATATGTACATCATTGTAAGTTATGGAACAAAAATTTCTGAGGTTGCTCACAACGTCCAATCTCAAGTGAAATATACACTAAACAAGACGGTTGGATTATCAGTAGACTCTGTGAATATTTACATTCAGGGTGTGCGAGTAGCAAACGAATAA
- the rpmB gene encoding 50S ribosomal protein L28: MSRKCAVSGRRTRTGNNRSHAMNATKRQFKSNVQKVRVMIDGKPQKVNVSARELKSGKLKRV, translated from the coding sequence ATGAGCCGTAAATGTGCCGTATCAGGCCGTAGAACTAGAACTGGTAACAATCGTTCACACGCAATGAACGCTACAAAGCGTCAATTCAAATCTAACGTACAAAAAGTTCGCGTTATGATTGATGGAAAACCTCAAAAAGTAAACGTATCTGCTCGTGAACTTAAGTCAGGCAAACTTAAACGCGTGTAG
- the spoVM gene encoding stage V sporulation protein SpoVM, producing the protein MKFYTIKLPRFIGGFVRVIIGTFKKDS; encoded by the coding sequence ATGAAGTTTTATACCATTAAACTCCCACGATTTATTGGTGGTTTTGTTCGTGTCATTATTGGAACGTTTAAAAAAGATTCCTAG
- a CDS encoding thiamine diphosphokinase gives MRKVAIVGGGPEEHIPVLDEYNDEEVIWIGADHGAISLIRQGIRPTYALGDFDSITDDEMDQVVNQSEKMEEHPVEKDETDLEIALKKALEYEPHELYLFGVTGGRLDHELSNLQLLYPLDEQNIRGIIIDKSNWVELKRPGTYEVLHNEKYPYLSFIPFTPVIYGLTLSSFYYPLEDATVKWGSTLCISNKLISEKGTFSFHKGILLLVKSRDVKGE, from the coding sequence ATGAGGAAAGTCGCTATTGTCGGAGGAGGACCTGAGGAGCATATTCCTGTTTTAGATGAATATAATGATGAAGAAGTGATTTGGATAGGTGCTGACCATGGGGCTATATCGCTCATACGTCAAGGTATTCGTCCAACCTATGCACTTGGTGATTTTGATTCAATCACAGATGATGAAATGGATCAAGTTGTTAATCAATCTGAAAAAATGGAAGAGCATCCAGTGGAAAAAGACGAAACAGATTTAGAAATTGCACTGAAGAAAGCCCTTGAATATGAGCCACACGAGCTATATTTATTCGGAGTAACAGGGGGCCGCTTAGATCATGAACTAAGTAATCTTCAGCTACTTTACCCTCTAGATGAACAAAATATACGGGGAATCATCATTGATAAGAGTAACTGGGTTGAACTTAAGAGACCAGGAACCTATGAGGTGTTGCACAATGAAAAATATCCGTATCTTTCATTTATACCATTTACTCCTGTCATCTATGGACTAACTTTATCATCTTTTTACTATCCATTAGAGGATGCGACTGTCAAGTGGGGATCGACCTTATGCATATCGAATAAGCTTATTTCAGAAAAAGGTACTTTTTCATTTCATAAGGGCATATTATTACTTGTAAAGAGCCGAGATGTAAAAGGAGAATAA
- the rpe gene encoding ribulose-phosphate 3-epimerase: MTKISPSILSADFSNLGQEIEDVEQGGADYIHVDVMDGHFVPNITIGPLIVEAIRPKTQLPLDVHLMIENPDQYISQFASAGADIITVHQEACTHLHRTLQLIKSEGCKAGVVINPATPAEMIKPVLNEVDLVLLMTVNPGFGGQSFIEEVVPKIEQIANWRNELGLSFEIEIDGGVKQGTAKTCVQAGADVLVAGSAVFKKDDRAKAIEEIRQDA, translated from the coding sequence ATGACTAAAATTTCTCCATCCATATTATCTGCTGATTTTTCTAATTTAGGACAAGAGATTGAAGATGTCGAACAAGGTGGTGCTGATTATATCCATGTTGATGTCATGGACGGACATTTCGTTCCAAACATTACAATTGGTCCTTTAATTGTTGAGGCTATTCGACCAAAAACGCAGCTGCCATTAGATGTTCATTTAATGATTGAGAACCCTGACCAGTATATTTCTCAATTTGCTAGCGCAGGAGCGGATATTATTACTGTACATCAAGAGGCATGTACTCATCTTCATCGTACTCTCCAACTTATTAAGAGCGAAGGATGTAAGGCTGGTGTCGTTATCAATCCAGCTACACCTGCAGAAATGATAAAACCTGTACTTAATGAAGTTGATTTAGTATTGTTGATGACTGTTAATCCTGGATTTGGTGGGCAATCCTTTATTGAAGAGGTTGTACCTAAAATTGAGCAAATCGCGAACTGGCGAAACGAGCTAGGACTTTCATTCGAAATTGAAATTGATGGTGGCGTCAAACAAGGTACAGCAAAAACATGTGTTCAAGCCGGTGCTGATGTATTAGTCGCTGGAAGTGCTGTATTTAAAAAAGACGATCGCGCAAAAGCCATTGAAGAGATACGTCAGGATGCCTAA
- the rsgA gene encoding ribosome small subunit-dependent GTPase A produces MPTGKIIKSLSGFYYVQSEGNVFPCKGRGNFRKKKITPLVGDNVEFDIDENEEGYILEIHKRKNEFVRPPIANIDQAIIVASVVEPDFKPLLLDRFLVLIESKSLQPVIVFTKTDLLDDEIKQEIEQYKKDYEALGYQVVMGSSKIEHSLEEVSTFLEDKTSVIAGQSGVGKSSMLNALEPNLHLETNQISKSLGRGKHTTRHVELIEMYGGLVADTPGFSALEFQDLELDELPDCFPELREFGEECKFRGCLHNKEPKCAVKQAVEDGDIPRFRYEDYLHFLHEIQNRKPRY; encoded by the coding sequence ATGCCGACAGGTAAAATTATTAAATCATTGAGTGGGTTTTATTATGTTCAATCTGAAGGCAATGTCTTTCCTTGTAAAGGACGCGGGAACTTTCGAAAAAAGAAAATAACGCCTTTAGTTGGAGATAACGTCGAATTTGACATAGATGAAAATGAAGAAGGATACATTCTAGAAATTCATAAGCGTAAAAATGAATTTGTTCGCCCTCCGATTGCGAATATCGACCAAGCAATTATTGTCGCTTCGGTCGTAGAGCCTGACTTTAAGCCTTTATTATTGGATCGATTCCTCGTATTAATCGAATCAAAGTCACTACAACCTGTTATTGTGTTTACGAAAACAGATTTATTAGATGATGAAATAAAGCAAGAAATTGAGCAGTACAAAAAGGATTATGAAGCACTGGGATATCAAGTAGTAATGGGTTCTTCTAAAATTGAACATAGTTTGGAAGAGGTTTCCACCTTTCTAGAAGATAAAACCTCTGTGATTGCAGGTCAGTCAGGCGTTGGAAAATCTTCTATGTTAAATGCATTAGAACCTAATTTACACCTAGAAACCAATCAAATTTCCAAGAGTCTCGGGAGAGGAAAACATACAACTCGTCACGTCGAGTTAATTGAAATGTACGGTGGCTTAGTTGCTGATACACCAGGGTTTAGTGCATTAGAATTCCAAGATCTAGAACTTGACGAACTACCTGATTGCTTCCCTGAATTACGAGAATTTGGTGAAGAATGTAAGTTTAGAGGGTGCTTGCACAATAAAGAACCGAAGTGTGCAGTTAAGCAAGCTGTAGAAGATGGCGATATACCGCGTTTTCGATACGAAGATTATTTGCATTTTTTACATGAAATACAGAATAGAAAGCCGAGGTATTAG
- the pknB gene encoding Stk1 family PASTA domain-containing Ser/Thr kinase: MLKGHLLNERYEIQDMIGGGGMANVYLGKDTILNRNVAIKVLRLEYANDDEFIARFRREAHSATSLSHPNIVNIYDVGEEEHIYYMVMEYVDGMTLKQYIQTYGPAEVEEAIEITKQITAAMSHAHENDIVHRDIKPQNILIDEHKHVKVTDFGIAIALSATSLTQTNSVLGSVHYLSPEQARGGMATKKSDIYSIGIVLFELLTGRLPFSGQSAVSIALKHLQSETPSLMRWNPAIPQSVENIVLKATAKDPFHRYDDIYYMVDDLETALHPDRQNEDKFETPIEDDEEVTKAIPIITKDMYKNDEPVEDTIVHDTDHTSTIKSPHKKKGRWKGWVFGLLILIISLGSLAVFLLPKLLIPNDVEVVDVKGMKYEEAYSTLRELNLDVSQETMYSEKVPEGNVVRSEPSAGSTIKEGSQVKIYTSLGKERVVFEDYLGQNFAQVEKMLKEKGYKIIEYRDYSEKSEGEIIGQVQPNPGDKVIPEETSVIFAVSDGPEQVQVSKLVGDYLQEVHDYIDQDKRISLNEPKYEYSDSVPEGVVIRQEPEAYARVTPGTEVTVWVSMGKKEQAPVNKPVSFTVELKEEQTGQDHNVKIYVDDVNRNDTEIHEEETIQQTKQFNLTLTIAEGQEATYRVMLDDEVYLEESVPYEEGEGE, translated from the coding sequence ATGCTTAAGGGGCACCTTCTTAATGAACGCTATGAAATTCAAGATATGATTGGTGGCGGGGGGATGGCGAATGTCTATCTAGGCAAAGATACTATCCTTAATCGCAATGTTGCCATAAAAGTTTTACGTTTAGAGTATGCAAACGATGATGAATTTATAGCTAGGTTTCGTAGAGAAGCCCATTCTGCAACAAGTCTATCCCATCCTAATATCGTAAATATTTACGACGTGGGGGAAGAAGAGCATATCTACTATATGGTCATGGAATATGTAGATGGAATGACTCTCAAGCAGTACATTCAAACATATGGACCAGCTGAGGTGGAAGAGGCAATTGAAATTACCAAGCAAATTACAGCAGCTATGTCTCATGCCCATGAAAATGATATTGTTCATAGAGATATTAAACCTCAAAATATTCTAATTGATGAACACAAACATGTAAAAGTAACTGACTTTGGAATTGCAATAGCCTTAAGTGCTACTTCCCTGACCCAGACGAATTCGGTTCTAGGTTCTGTCCACTATCTATCACCTGAACAAGCCCGTGGAGGGATGGCTACTAAGAAGTCAGATATATACTCCATAGGGATTGTTTTATTTGAGTTACTCACAGGGAGGTTGCCATTTTCAGGACAATCAGCAGTTTCTATTGCGCTTAAGCACTTGCAGAGTGAAACTCCATCTTTAATGAGATGGAATCCAGCAATCCCACAGAGTGTGGAGAACATTGTTTTAAAAGCTACAGCTAAAGACCCTTTCCATCGTTATGATGATATATACTACATGGTAGATGATTTGGAAACAGCCCTTCACCCCGATCGCCAGAACGAAGATAAATTTGAAACGCCAATCGAAGATGATGAAGAAGTAACCAAAGCAATTCCTATTATCACAAAGGACATGTATAAGAATGATGAACCTGTAGAAGATACCATCGTGCATGATACCGATCATACTTCAACTATAAAGTCCCCCCATAAGAAAAAAGGACGCTGGAAGGGGTGGGTTTTTGGCTTGTTAATATTGATTATTAGTCTTGGAAGCTTAGCCGTTTTCTTGCTACCAAAACTTCTTATCCCAAATGATGTTGAAGTTGTCGATGTAAAAGGTATGAAATATGAAGAAGCTTACAGTACTCTACGCGAGCTTAATTTAGATGTTTCTCAAGAAACGATGTATTCAGAAAAAGTACCAGAAGGCAATGTCGTTCGCTCTGAACCAAGCGCAGGTAGTACCATAAAAGAAGGCTCACAAGTGAAAATTTATACTAGCTTAGGAAAAGAACGAGTAGTTTTTGAAGACTATCTTGGTCAAAACTTTGCTCAAGTGGAAAAAATGCTTAAAGAAAAAGGTTATAAAATTATAGAATATAGGGACTACTCTGAGAAATCTGAAGGCGAAATTATCGGTCAAGTTCAGCCGAATCCAGGTGATAAGGTGATTCCAGAAGAAACGAGTGTCATTTTTGCAGTGAGTGATGGACCTGAACAAGTACAAGTAAGCAAACTTGTAGGTGACTACCTTCAAGAAGTGCACGATTATATTGATCAGGATAAGAGAATATCTCTAAATGAACCCAAGTATGAATACTCTGATTCTGTTCCAGAAGGTGTTGTAATTCGACAAGAGCCCGAGGCTTATGCGAGAGTCACACCTGGTACTGAAGTGACAGTATGGGTTTCAATGGGTAAAAAAGAACAAGCACCTGTTAATAAACCTGTCTCGTTTACTGTTGAGCTTAAAGAGGAACAAACAGGACAGGACCATAATGTGAAAATTTACGTAGATGATGTTAATCGAAATGATACAGAGATTCATGAAGAAGAAACCATACAACAAACCAAACAGTTTAATTTAACACTGACTATTGCAGAAGGACAAGAAGCAACGTACCGAGTCATGCTAGATGACGAGGTTTATTTGGAAGAATCTGTACCATATGAAGAGGGTGAAGGTGAATAA
- a CDS encoding Stp1/IreP family PP2C-type Ser/Thr phosphatase: protein MNGYFLTDKGQVRSHNEDAGGLYFNKNHQILAVVADGMGGHRAGDVASNIATSSLHNKWLDTEKITSPDVAEQWLDTQIRSINEEIYQHAINNEECHGMGTTVVAVICTEEFATVAHIGDSRCYLANEFGFKQVTEDHSLVNELVRTGQITPQDAEHHPRKNVLLKALGTEPNTGMDIHTITWDKDDKLLLCSDGLSNKMPDEELYEFVKEPMPLEVAAERLVEIANERGGEDNISLVIVHHDESMEEGVS from the coding sequence ATGAATGGTTATTTTTTAACAGATAAAGGCCAAGTCAGGAGTCATAATGAGGATGCTGGTGGACTTTATTTCAACAAAAATCATCAGATATTGGCCGTAGTAGCAGATGGTATGGGTGGTCATCGAGCAGGAGATGTAGCAAGCAATATTGCTACATCCTCTTTACATAATAAATGGTTAGATACCGAGAAGATCACTAGTCCGGATGTAGCAGAGCAATGGTTAGATACACAGATAAGGTCCATTAACGAAGAAATTTATCAGCATGCTATTAATAATGAAGAGTGTCATGGTATGGGCACGACTGTTGTAGCGGTCATTTGTACGGAGGAATTTGCTACAGTAGCTCATATCGGAGATAGTCGTTGTTATTTGGCAAATGAGTTTGGTTTTAAGCAAGTAACAGAAGATCATTCTCTAGTAAATGAACTGGTACGAACTGGGCAAATCACCCCTCAAGATGCTGAGCATCATCCAAGAAAAAACGTTCTATTAAAAGCGCTTGGCACAGAGCCTAATACAGGAATGGACATTCATACGATTACATGGGATAAAGACGACAAATTACTACTTTGTTCCGATGGATTATCGAATAAAATGCCAGATGAGGAATTGTACGAGTTTGTGAAAGAACCTATGCCATTAGAAGTAGCAGCAGAACGTCTAGTTGAAATTGCCAATGAGAGAGGCGGAGAAGATAACATCTCCTTGGTGATTGTCCATCATGATGAATCTATGGAAGAGGGTGTATCCTAA
- the rlmN gene encoding 23S rRNA (adenine(2503)-C(2))-methyltransferase RlmN has translation MKKKRNKDTRPNLGNSIYSLTHEELQTWLENHGEPKFRATQIFEWLYQKRVEYFEEMTNLSKGLRDKLNESFTITTLETVVQQKSQDGRTMKFLFEMNDGYTIETVLMKHDYGYSVCVTSQVGCRIGCTFCASSIGGLKRQLESGEIVSQVIKVQKALDEQGERVSSIVLMGIGEPFDNYEEIIAFLRTINHNKGINIGARHITLSTSGIVPRIYDFADEKTQVNFAVSLHAVTNERRSKLMPINKAYPLEKLLPSVKYYNETTGRRVTFEYGLLGGENDSPDEARALAKVIRDYNLNIHVNLIPVNFVPERDYVRTPRSQIFEFERTLKEEGINVTIRREQGHDIDAACGQLRAKERKKETR, from the coding sequence ATGAAGAAAAAACGTAACAAAGACACTAGGCCAAATTTAGGAAACTCGATTTATTCTCTAACCCACGAAGAATTACAAACATGGTTAGAGAATCATGGTGAGCCAAAATTTCGAGCAACGCAAATATTTGAATGGTTATATCAAAAACGAGTTGAATATTTTGAAGAAATGACAAACCTTTCCAAAGGTTTACGTGACAAGTTAAATGAATCATTTACAATCACAACACTAGAAACGGTTGTACAACAAAAATCTCAAGATGGACGTACCATGAAGTTTCTATTTGAAATGAATGATGGGTACACGATAGAAACAGTTTTAATGAAACATGATTATGGCTATTCTGTATGTGTAACCAGCCAGGTCGGATGTCGTATTGGTTGTACTTTCTGTGCCTCATCGATTGGCGGTCTAAAACGCCAACTAGAATCTGGTGAAATCGTAAGTCAGGTAATAAAAGTTCAAAAAGCATTAGATGAGCAAGGAGAACGAGTTTCCTCCATTGTGTTAATGGGGATTGGTGAGCCATTTGATAACTATGAGGAAATCATTGCTTTCCTTAGAACCATCAACCATAATAAAGGAATCAACATTGGTGCACGTCATATCACGCTTTCAACTAGTGGAATTGTACCTCGTATATATGACTTCGCGGATGAAAAAACACAAGTGAATTTTGCAGTTTCCCTTCATGCTGTTACGAATGAGCGTCGTTCCAAGCTTATGCCAATTAACAAGGCTTATCCATTGGAAAAACTTCTGCCTTCCGTAAAATATTATAACGAAACGACAGGGAGACGTGTTACGTTTGAATATGGATTGCTAGGTGGTGAGAACGATTCTCCTGATGAAGCAAGAGCGCTTGCGAAGGTGATTCGTGATTACAATCTAAATATTCATGTTAATCTGATCCCAGTAAACTTTGTTCCAGAACGAGATTACGTGAGAACGCCAAGAAGTCAGATTTTTGAGTTTGAACGTACGTTAAAAGAAGAGGGAATTAACGTTACCATTCGTCGTGAACAAGGGCATGATATTGATGCAGCTTGTGGTCAATTACGTGCGAAGGAGCGTAAAAAAGAGACGAGGTGA
- the rsmB gene encoding 16S rRNA (cytosine(967)-C(5))-methyltransferase RsmB — MSNINVREAALDIVTRVGQQGGYSNLLINQTIHQKGLSQRDTSLLTEIVYGTIQRRDTLDYYISPYLRNQKKLKPWVLWLLYMSCYQLLYLERVPDHAVLNEAVEIAKKRGHKGIVSMVNGVLRNLQRNGPASLDSIEDPIKRLVIETSHPEWLVQRWVDMYGLEVTTNMCQRNLERSTMTVRVNTTRYSRNEIMTQLEKDDFEVRPTTLSPQGIEIVSGNIIQHPLFREGGLTIQDESSMLVGEMIDVEKGMKVLDACSAPGGKATHIAEKMDNTGSVYAYDLHRKKVQLVDQKAEQLGLTCIHTGQSDGRNLSDIHEEGTFDRILLDAPCSGLGVVRGKPDIKYAKTEDDIDTLSKIQRELLESVSRLLNIHGKLVYSTCTVDRKENEEVIESFLADHPDFEVDPAFFDELPYETKQLVGRTKWGLQLFPHDFDTDGFFLTRLQKRSD, encoded by the coding sequence ATGAGTAATATAAATGTACGAGAAGCTGCACTGGATATAGTTACGAGAGTTGGCCAACAGGGCGGTTATAGCAACCTGTTAATCAACCAGACAATTCATCAAAAGGGATTAAGCCAGCGAGATACATCGTTATTAACGGAAATTGTTTATGGTACAATACAACGTAGAGATACACTAGATTATTATATAAGCCCGTACCTTCGCAATCAAAAAAAGCTAAAGCCTTGGGTGCTTTGGCTTCTTTATATGTCTTGTTACCAACTGTTGTATTTGGAACGGGTTCCCGATCATGCTGTCCTTAATGAAGCAGTAGAAATTGCCAAGAAAAGAGGTCATAAAGGGATCGTATCCATGGTAAATGGAGTGTTACGTAACTTACAACGAAATGGCCCAGCTTCACTAGATAGTATCGAAGATCCCATCAAACGTCTTGTAATTGAAACTAGTCATCCTGAGTGGTTGGTTCAGAGATGGGTAGATATGTATGGATTAGAGGTAACGACAAATATGTGTCAAAGAAACTTGGAGCGTTCTACGATGACAGTTCGTGTCAATACGACGAGATATTCAAGAAACGAAATCATGACCCAACTAGAAAAGGACGATTTTGAAGTGAGACCAACTACATTATCACCTCAAGGGATTGAAATAGTGTCAGGAAACATCATCCAACACCCATTGTTTCGTGAGGGTGGCTTGACGATTCAGGATGAAAGTTCCATGCTAGTTGGAGAAATGATAGATGTAGAAAAAGGAATGAAGGTCTTAGATGCATGTAGTGCGCCTGGAGGCAAGGCGACCCATATAGCTGAGAAAATGGACAATACTGGTAGCGTATATGCGTATGATTTGCACCGTAAAAAGGTTCAACTCGTTGATCAAAAAGCCGAACAATTAGGACTCACCTGTATTCATACAGGCCAATCCGATGGAAGGAATTTATCTGATATCCATGAGGAGGGAACGTTCGATCGAATACTACTAGATGCTCCATGTTCAGGTCTTGGCGTTGTAAGAGGAAAGCCTGATATTAAGTATGCAAAAACAGAAGATGATATCGATACCCTTTCCAAAATACAACGAGAATTGTTAGAATCGGTTAGTCGTTTGTTAAACATACATGGTAAGCTAGTATACAGCACATGTACGGTGGATCGTAAGGAAAATGAAGAAGTGATCGAGTCATTTTTAGCAGATCATCCTGATTTTGAAGTCGATCCAGCTTTTTTTGACGAGTTACCTTATGAAACAAAACAATTGGTAGGACGGACAAAATGGGGGCTACAATTATTCCCTCATGATTTTGATACAGATGGATTTTTTCTAACAAGACTACAAAAGAGGAGTGACTAA